Within Desulfolithobacter dissulfuricans, the genomic segment GTATATGGATACTGCCAGCTGGGGCCGGTGCCTCTTTATAGTTTGTGCTGCCCCCTGCAACACCGCCATTTCCGCACCTTCCACGTCCAGCTTTATATAGTCAACTTGTTGTCCCCTGAGATAGCTGTCCAGGTCCACGGCACGTACCGGTTCCGCGTTGTTGACCTGGAATCGGGAAACAGTGGAATCAGGTCCTTTGGCGACCAGATAAAGGGTGGTTGTTTCGTTCCACAGGGCCATGTTTTCCACCTGTACCTGTGGCGGCAAATCCGGGATGCGGGCAGGTAACGGGTCAAAGGCGATGATCTTGCCCTCCGGTCCCACAATTTCGGCGAATTGCCTGGTGTTGGTGCCGTCAAACATGCCACCTTCGATAACCGTGTACTTTTTTTTCAGTATCACGTGATCAAGATACTGTTGGCCCTGCCTTGTCAGGAACAGCTGCAGCAGGCAGGACAGGTCGCCCCTCATCCCCTGGATGACCGCCTGCCAGACCATTTTTGAACGGGTTCCGGTCAACTGTTTTTCTATGATTCGAATATTCTGCAGGTGT encodes:
- a CDS encoding FkbM family methyltransferase gives rise to the protein MPAQVPFLTSVFDLPGNIELSIFGAGRLGESLAEALQRDRKDITIRSFVDKNKTGSLNNIPVLNPEIFFKRTEKDHLVVVATHFWLREVLALLQDHGLVNIIISAIIPEETLEYSQVLDKHLQNIRIIEKQLTGTRSKMVWQAVIQGMRGDLSCLLQLFLTRQGQQYLDHVILKKKYTVIEGGMFDGTNTRQFAEIVGPEGKIIAFDPLPARIPDLPPQVQVENMALWNETTTLYLVAKGPDSTVSRFQVNNAEPVRAVDLDSYLRGQQVDYIKLDVEGAEMAVLQGAAQTIKRHRPQLAVSIYHSPEDYFQIPLWIFSMCKEYLFFMESYSPSLGEKILIAIPQEKILKA